In the genome of Candoia aspera isolate rCanAsp1 chromosome 1, rCanAsp1.hap2, whole genome shotgun sequence, one region contains:
- the ZNF513 gene encoding zinc finger protein 513 isoform X4, whose protein sequence is MGGSAGVAAAVGASRRKRRLHRWQSRPSGPERGRCPGLEPLPSPGAVGQDAPPEAAPPTARQSGRSWCSGRAVKRGEPGAASQLPLKARAVPVPGGRGGQQCPNSGLRKGLRRRGRGQSEDSHSCPPDVPSLCAADSLGGTPGLPAYTLSDEDLPSLCQAQDEDGENEGPGRACQHCGLPSPGSTPCCPSEVGDEEGSPKGRVVFSCQLCPFASHYSSHLKRHMKTHNGEKPYRCPHCPYASAQLVNLTRHLRTHTEPPPLLPSSPFLQAEDSNTVLPELLFPFTCRACGLVLQADEGLGEPVCGRCSLAALGAEPASPKGFSCQLCPFITTYPNHLARHMKTHSGEKPFACALCPYASAHLDNLKRHQRVHTGEKPYKCPLCPYACGNLANLKRHGRIHSGDKPFRCRLCPYSCNQSMNLKRHMLRHTGEKPFQCRICPYTTGHWDNYKRHQKVHGQGLVEEGGPGPDSSLT, encoded by the exons ATGGGCGGGAGCGCCGGAGTAGCGGCGGCTGTCGGGGCGTCGCGAAGGAAGAGACGGCTGCACCGGTGGCAATCCAGGCCGAGCGGCCCGGAGAGGGGAAGGTGTCCAGGGCTGGAGCCGCTCCCATCCCCCGGTGCTGTGGGGCAAGATGCCCCGCCGGAAGCAGCGCCACCCACAGCCCGTCAAAG TGGACGTTCCTGGTGCTCCGGCCGAGCCGTCAAGAGAGGAGAGCCCGGCGCCGCAAGCCAGCTTCCTCTTAAAGCAAGAGCTGTCCCTGTCCCTGGAGGACGAGGAGGACAGCAGTGCCCCAATTCTGGCCTTCGAAAAGGACTCAGAAG GCGAGGGAGAGGACAAAGTGAGGATTCCCACAGCTGCCCACCTGATGTCCCCTCCTTGTGTGCTGCAGACTCCCTCGGGGGGACACCTGGACTGCCAGCTTACACGCTGAGTGACGAGGATCTCCCATCTCTGTGCCAGGCCCAGGACGAAGATGGAGAGAATGAAGGGCCGGGTCGGGCTTGCCAGCACTGTGGCCTGCCTAGTCCTGGTTCTACTCCCTGCTGCCCCTCTGAAGTAGGGGATGAGGAAGGCTCCCCTAAGGGGCGTGTAGTCTTTTCCTGCCAACTATGCCCCTTCGCCTCACACTACTCCAGCCACCTCAAGCGGCACATGAAGACTCACAATGGCGAGAAACCTTACCGCTGTCCACATTGCCCGTATGCCTCAGCTCAGCTGGTTAACCTGACACGCCATTTGCGAACCCACACTG AGCCACCACCATTGCTGCCTAGTTCCCCATTCCTGCAGGCGGAAGACTCTAACACAGTTCTTCCTGAGCTGCTCTTCCCGTTCACGTGCAGGGCATGTGGATTGGTGCTACAAGCTGATGAAGGCTTGGGTGAGCCGGTGTGTGGGCGTTGCAGCCTGGCAGCGCTGGGGGCTGAACCAGCCTCACCAAAAGGCTTCTCCTGCCAATTATGCCCTTTTATTACCACCTATCCTAACCACCTGGCCCGCCATATGAAGACACACAGTGGAGAGAAGCCCTTTGCCTGTGCTCTCTGCCCATATGCCTCAGCCCACCTGGACAACCTCAAACGGCACCAGCGGGTGCACACTGGTGAGAAGCCCTACAAGTGCCCCCTATGCCCTTATGCCTGTGGCAATCTTGCCAACCTCAAACGCCACGGACGCATCCATTCGGGGGACAAGCCTTTCCGCTGCCGTCTCTGCCCGTATTCATGCAACCAGAGCATGAACCTCAAGCGCCACATGCTGAGGCACACAGGCGAAAAGCCCTTTCAGTGCCGCATCTGCCCCTACACTACTGGCCACTGGGACAATTACAAGCGTCACCAGAAGGTGCACGGGCAGGGCCTGGTGGAGGAAGGAGGGCCTGGCCCAGACAGTAGCCTGACCTAA
- the ZNF513 gene encoding zinc finger protein 513 isoform X1: MGGSAGVAAAVGASRRKRRLHRWQSRPSGPERGRCPGLEPLPSPGAVGQDAPPEAAPPTARQSGRSWCSGRAVKRGEPGAASQLPLKARAVPVPGGRGGQQCPNSGLRKGLRRRGRGQSEDSHSCPPDVPSLCAADSLGGTPGLPAYTLSDEDLPSLCQAQDEDGENEGPGRACQHCGLPSPGSTPCCPSEVGDEEGSPKGRVVFSCQLCPFASHYSSHLKRHMKTHNGEKPYRCPHCPYASAQLVNLTRHLRTHTGEKPYHCPTCPFACSSLGNLKRHQRVHGQERPVRCSSCSCHCVQGNSLQHHSAGIQGESEAEMEGPPIADQETEPPPLLPSSPFLQAEDSNTVLPELLFPFTCRACGLVLQADEGLGEPVCGRCSLAALGAEPASPKGFSCQLCPFITTYPNHLARHMKTHSGEKPFACALCPYASAHLDNLKRHQRVHTGEKPYKCPLCPYACGNLANLKRHGRIHSGDKPFRCRLCPYSCNQSMNLKRHMLRHTGEKPFQCRICPYTTGHWDNYKRHQKVHGQGLVEEGGPGPDSSLT; the protein is encoded by the exons ATGGGCGGGAGCGCCGGAGTAGCGGCGGCTGTCGGGGCGTCGCGAAGGAAGAGACGGCTGCACCGGTGGCAATCCAGGCCGAGCGGCCCGGAGAGGGGAAGGTGTCCAGGGCTGGAGCCGCTCCCATCCCCCGGTGCTGTGGGGCAAGATGCCCCGCCGGAAGCAGCGCCACCCACAGCCCGTCAAAG TGGACGTTCCTGGTGCTCCGGCCGAGCCGTCAAGAGAGGAGAGCCCGGCGCCGCAAGCCAGCTTCCTCTTAAAGCAAGAGCTGTCCCTGTCCCTGGAGGACGAGGAGGACAGCAGTGCCCCAATTCTGGCCTTCGAAAAGGACTCAGAAG GCGAGGGAGAGGACAAAGTGAGGATTCCCACAGCTGCCCACCTGATGTCCCCTCCTTGTGTGCTGCAGACTCCCTCGGGGGGACACCTGGACTGCCAGCTTACACGCTGAGTGACGAGGATCTCCCATCTCTGTGCCAGGCCCAGGACGAAGATGGAGAGAATGAAGGGCCGGGTCGGGCTTGCCAGCACTGTGGCCTGCCTAGTCCTGGTTCTACTCCCTGCTGCCCCTCTGAAGTAGGGGATGAGGAAGGCTCCCCTAAGGGGCGTGTAGTCTTTTCCTGCCAACTATGCCCCTTCGCCTCACACTACTCCAGCCACCTCAAGCGGCACATGAAGACTCACAATGGCGAGAAACCTTACCGCTGTCCACATTGCCCGTATGCCTCAGCTCAGCTGGTTAACCTGACACGCCATTTGCGAACCCACACTGGTGAGAAGCCCTACCACTGCCCCACCTGCCCCTTCGCTTGCAGCAGCCTTGGCAACCTCAAGAGACACCAGCGGGTCCATGGCCAGGAACGTCCTGTGCGCTGTAGCTCCTGCAGCTGCCACTGTGTCCAGGGGAATTCCCTACAGCATCACAGCGCGGGGATCCAGGGGGAGTCGGAGGCAGAAATGGAGGGACCACCCATTGCAGATCAGGAGACAG AGCCACCACCATTGCTGCCTAGTTCCCCATTCCTGCAGGCGGAAGACTCTAACACAGTTCTTCCTGAGCTGCTCTTCCCGTTCACGTGCAGGGCATGTGGATTGGTGCTACAAGCTGATGAAGGCTTGGGTGAGCCGGTGTGTGGGCGTTGCAGCCTGGCAGCGCTGGGGGCTGAACCAGCCTCACCAAAAGGCTTCTCCTGCCAATTATGCCCTTTTATTACCACCTATCCTAACCACCTGGCCCGCCATATGAAGACACACAGTGGAGAGAAGCCCTTTGCCTGTGCTCTCTGCCCATATGCCTCAGCCCACCTGGACAACCTCAAACGGCACCAGCGGGTGCACACTGGTGAGAAGCCCTACAAGTGCCCCCTATGCCCTTATGCCTGTGGCAATCTTGCCAACCTCAAACGCCACGGACGCATCCATTCGGGGGACAAGCCTTTCCGCTGCCGTCTCTGCCCGTATTCATGCAACCAGAGCATGAACCTCAAGCGCCACATGCTGAGGCACACAGGCGAAAAGCCCTTTCAGTGCCGCATCTGCCCCTACACTACTGGCCACTGGGACAATTACAAGCGTCACCAGAAGGTGCACGGGCAGGGCCTGGTGGAGGAAGGAGGGCCTGGCCCAGACAGTAGCCTGACCTAA
- the ZNF513 gene encoding zinc finger protein 513 isoform X2: MGGSAGVAAAVGASRRKRRLHRWQSRPSGPERGRCPGLEPLPSPGAVGQDAPPEAAPPTARQRRGRGQSEDSHSCPPDVPSLCAADSLGGTPGLPAYTLSDEDLPSLCQAQDEDGENEGPGRACQHCGLPSPGSTPCCPSEVGDEEGSPKGRVVFSCQLCPFASHYSSHLKRHMKTHNGEKPYRCPHCPYASAQLVNLTRHLRTHTGEKPYHCPTCPFACSSLGNLKRHQRVHGQERPVRCSSCSCHCVQGNSLQHHSAGIQGESEAEMEGPPIADQETEPPPLLPSSPFLQAEDSNTVLPELLFPFTCRACGLVLQADEGLGEPVCGRCSLAALGAEPASPKGFSCQLCPFITTYPNHLARHMKTHSGEKPFACALCPYASAHLDNLKRHQRVHTGEKPYKCPLCPYACGNLANLKRHGRIHSGDKPFRCRLCPYSCNQSMNLKRHMLRHTGEKPFQCRICPYTTGHWDNYKRHQKVHGQGLVEEGGPGPDSSLT; this comes from the exons ATGGGCGGGAGCGCCGGAGTAGCGGCGGCTGTCGGGGCGTCGCGAAGGAAGAGACGGCTGCACCGGTGGCAATCCAGGCCGAGCGGCCCGGAGAGGGGAAGGTGTCCAGGGCTGGAGCCGCTCCCATCCCCCGGTGCTGTGGGGCAAGATGCCCCGCCGGAAGCAGCGCCACCCACAGCCCGTCAAAG GCGAGGGAGAGGACAAAGTGAGGATTCCCACAGCTGCCCACCTGATGTCCCCTCCTTGTGTGCTGCAGACTCCCTCGGGGGGACACCTGGACTGCCAGCTTACACGCTGAGTGACGAGGATCTCCCATCTCTGTGCCAGGCCCAGGACGAAGATGGAGAGAATGAAGGGCCGGGTCGGGCTTGCCAGCACTGTGGCCTGCCTAGTCCTGGTTCTACTCCCTGCTGCCCCTCTGAAGTAGGGGATGAGGAAGGCTCCCCTAAGGGGCGTGTAGTCTTTTCCTGCCAACTATGCCCCTTCGCCTCACACTACTCCAGCCACCTCAAGCGGCACATGAAGACTCACAATGGCGAGAAACCTTACCGCTGTCCACATTGCCCGTATGCCTCAGCTCAGCTGGTTAACCTGACACGCCATTTGCGAACCCACACTGGTGAGAAGCCCTACCACTGCCCCACCTGCCCCTTCGCTTGCAGCAGCCTTGGCAACCTCAAGAGACACCAGCGGGTCCATGGCCAGGAACGTCCTGTGCGCTGTAGCTCCTGCAGCTGCCACTGTGTCCAGGGGAATTCCCTACAGCATCACAGCGCGGGGATCCAGGGGGAGTCGGAGGCAGAAATGGAGGGACCACCCATTGCAGATCAGGAGACAG AGCCACCACCATTGCTGCCTAGTTCCCCATTCCTGCAGGCGGAAGACTCTAACACAGTTCTTCCTGAGCTGCTCTTCCCGTTCACGTGCAGGGCATGTGGATTGGTGCTACAAGCTGATGAAGGCTTGGGTGAGCCGGTGTGTGGGCGTTGCAGCCTGGCAGCGCTGGGGGCTGAACCAGCCTCACCAAAAGGCTTCTCCTGCCAATTATGCCCTTTTATTACCACCTATCCTAACCACCTGGCCCGCCATATGAAGACACACAGTGGAGAGAAGCCCTTTGCCTGTGCTCTCTGCCCATATGCCTCAGCCCACCTGGACAACCTCAAACGGCACCAGCGGGTGCACACTGGTGAGAAGCCCTACAAGTGCCCCCTATGCCCTTATGCCTGTGGCAATCTTGCCAACCTCAAACGCCACGGACGCATCCATTCGGGGGACAAGCCTTTCCGCTGCCGTCTCTGCCCGTATTCATGCAACCAGAGCATGAACCTCAAGCGCCACATGCTGAGGCACACAGGCGAAAAGCCCTTTCAGTGCCGCATCTGCCCCTACACTACTGGCCACTGGGACAATTACAAGCGTCACCAGAAGGTGCACGGGCAGGGCCTGGTGGAGGAAGGAGGGCCTGGCCCAGACAGTAGCCTGACCTAA
- the ZNF513 gene encoding zinc finger protein 513 isoform X3 has product MPRRKQRHPQPVKVDVPGAPAEPSREESPAPQASFLLKQELSLSLEDEEDSSAPILAFEKDSEDSLGGTPGLPAYTLSDEDLPSLCQAQDEDGENEGPGRACQHCGLPSPGSTPCCPSEVGDEEGSPKGRVVFSCQLCPFASHYSSHLKRHMKTHNGEKPYRCPHCPYASAQLVNLTRHLRTHTGEKPYHCPTCPFACSSLGNLKRHQRVHGQERPVRCSSCSCHCVQGNSLQHHSAGIQGESEAEMEGPPIADQETEPPPLLPSSPFLQAEDSNTVLPELLFPFTCRACGLVLQADEGLGEPVCGRCSLAALGAEPASPKGFSCQLCPFITTYPNHLARHMKTHSGEKPFACALCPYASAHLDNLKRHQRVHTGEKPYKCPLCPYACGNLANLKRHGRIHSGDKPFRCRLCPYSCNQSMNLKRHMLRHTGEKPFQCRICPYTTGHWDNYKRHQKVHGQGLVEEGGPGPDSSLT; this is encoded by the exons ATGCCCCGCCGGAAGCAGCGCCACCCACAGCCCGTCAAAG TGGACGTTCCTGGTGCTCCGGCCGAGCCGTCAAGAGAGGAGAGCCCGGCGCCGCAAGCCAGCTTCCTCTTAAAGCAAGAGCTGTCCCTGTCCCTGGAGGACGAGGAGGACAGCAGTGCCCCAATTCTGGCCTTCGAAAAGGACTCAGAAG ACTCCCTCGGGGGGACACCTGGACTGCCAGCTTACACGCTGAGTGACGAGGATCTCCCATCTCTGTGCCAGGCCCAGGACGAAGATGGAGAGAATGAAGGGCCGGGTCGGGCTTGCCAGCACTGTGGCCTGCCTAGTCCTGGTTCTACTCCCTGCTGCCCCTCTGAAGTAGGGGATGAGGAAGGCTCCCCTAAGGGGCGTGTAGTCTTTTCCTGCCAACTATGCCCCTTCGCCTCACACTACTCCAGCCACCTCAAGCGGCACATGAAGACTCACAATGGCGAGAAACCTTACCGCTGTCCACATTGCCCGTATGCCTCAGCTCAGCTGGTTAACCTGACACGCCATTTGCGAACCCACACTGGTGAGAAGCCCTACCACTGCCCCACCTGCCCCTTCGCTTGCAGCAGCCTTGGCAACCTCAAGAGACACCAGCGGGTCCATGGCCAGGAACGTCCTGTGCGCTGTAGCTCCTGCAGCTGCCACTGTGTCCAGGGGAATTCCCTACAGCATCACAGCGCGGGGATCCAGGGGGAGTCGGAGGCAGAAATGGAGGGACCACCCATTGCAGATCAGGAGACAG AGCCACCACCATTGCTGCCTAGTTCCCCATTCCTGCAGGCGGAAGACTCTAACACAGTTCTTCCTGAGCTGCTCTTCCCGTTCACGTGCAGGGCATGTGGATTGGTGCTACAAGCTGATGAAGGCTTGGGTGAGCCGGTGTGTGGGCGTTGCAGCCTGGCAGCGCTGGGGGCTGAACCAGCCTCACCAAAAGGCTTCTCCTGCCAATTATGCCCTTTTATTACCACCTATCCTAACCACCTGGCCCGCCATATGAAGACACACAGTGGAGAGAAGCCCTTTGCCTGTGCTCTCTGCCCATATGCCTCAGCCCACCTGGACAACCTCAAACGGCACCAGCGGGTGCACACTGGTGAGAAGCCCTACAAGTGCCCCCTATGCCCTTATGCCTGTGGCAATCTTGCCAACCTCAAACGCCACGGACGCATCCATTCGGGGGACAAGCCTTTCCGCTGCCGTCTCTGCCCGTATTCATGCAACCAGAGCATGAACCTCAAGCGCCACATGCTGAGGCACACAGGCGAAAAGCCCTTTCAGTGCCGCATCTGCCCCTACACTACTGGCCACTGGGACAATTACAAGCGTCACCAGAAGGTGCACGGGCAGGGCCTGGTGGAGGAAGGAGGGCCTGGCCCAGACAGTAGCCTGACCTAA
- the SNX17 gene encoding sorting nexin-17, whose amino-acid sequence MHFSIPETETRAGDGGNTAAYVAYSIHVNGVLHCQVRYSQLLGLHEQLRKEYGANVVPAFPPKKIFTLTPVEVEQRREQLEKYMQAVRQDPLLGGSEIFNSFLRKAQQETQQIPTEEVQLDVLLSNGQKVKVTILTSDQTEDVLEAVALKLDLPEDLIGYFHLFLVREAKDGAFSFIRKLQEFELPYVSVTSLRNPEYKILLRKSYWDSAFDDDVMEQRVGLNLLYAQTVADIERGWILANKEQHRQLKSLQEKVSKKEFIRLAQTLKYYGYLKFDPCITDFPEKGCHVIVGAGNSELNFQVKLPNDQIKEGSFKVTRMRCWRVTSSVPVHNGTSGTTSGKPEVKLELAFEYLMSKDRLQWVTITSPQAIMLSICLQSMVDELMVKKSGGSIRKMFRRRTIGALQRSDSQQAVKSPPLLDSPDGSRDPIMKVSSKLGSVSLRAISHSSSSNDIGANDFHGNYAFEGIGDEDL is encoded by the exons ATGCACTTCTCCATCCCCGAGACTGAGACCCGCGCCGGGGATGGCGGCAACACTGCGGCCTATGTG GCCTATAGCATCCATGTGAATGGTGTTCTGCACTGCCAGGTGCGATACAGCCAGCTGCTTGGTTTGCACGAACAG CTAAGGAAGGAATATGGAGCTAATGTGGTACCAGCCTTCCCCCCAAAGAAGATCTTCACCCTCACCCCAGTGGAAGTAGAACAGCGGCGGGAGCAGCTAGAGAAATATATGCAAGCAG TACGACAGGACCCCTTGCTCGGAGGTAGTGAGATCTTCAATAGCTTTCTACGTAAAGCCCAGCAG GAGACCCAGCAGATCCCAACTGAGGAGGTGCAGCTGGATGTGCTGTTATCCAATGGGCAGAAGGTGAAAGTCACAATTCTCACCTCAGACCAAACAGAGGACGTTCTGGAG GCTGTGGCCTTGAAGCTGGACTTGCCGGAGGACTTGATTGGGTACTTCCATCTCTTCCTTGTGCGGGAAGCCAAGGACGGAGCATTTTCCT TCATCCGGAAGTTGCAGGAATTTGAGCTTCCTTACGTATCGGTCACCAGCCTCCGCAACCCTGAATACAAGATCCTGCTGCGCAAGAG CTACTGGGACTCTGCCTTTGATGACGATGTCATGGAGCAGCGGGTAGGACTGAACCTGCTATACGCCCAG ACAGTTGCAGATATTGAGCGGGGCTGGATCCTTGCCAATAAGGAGCAGCACCGTCAGCTTAAATCTTTACAGGAAAAGGTCTCTAAAAAAGAG TTCATCCGCTTGGCACAAACCCTCAAGTATTACGGCTATCTGAAATTTGACCCCTGCATTACGGATTTTCCTGAGAAAGGCTGTCATGTCATTGTGGGGGCAGGCAATAGTGAACTGAATTTCCAGGTCAAGCTGCCCAATGACCAGATCAAGGAAGGGAGTTTCAAAGTGACACGAATGCGTTGTTGGCGAGTTACTTCCTCG GTCCCTGTGCACAATGGGACATCGGGCACAACTTCTGGCAAACCAGAGGTGAAGTTGGAACTAGCTTTTGAGTATCTGATGAGCAAGGACCGGCTGCAGTGGGTCACCATCACCAGCCCACAG GCTATAATGTTGAGCATCTGCTTGCAGTCCATGGTGGATGAGCTGATGGTGAAGAAGTCTGGAGGGAGCATACGTAAG ATGTTCCGCAGACGAACCATTGGAGCTTTACAGCGTTCAGACAGCCAGCAAGCAGTGAAATCCCCTCCTCTTTTG GATTCCCCTGATGGTAGTAGGGACCCTATTATGAAAGTCTCG AGCAAACTGGGCTCTGTCAGCTTACGGGCCATCAGCCATTCCAGCTCTTCAAATGACATTGGCGCGAATGATTTCCACGGCAACTATGCCTTTGAGGGCATCGGCGATGAGGACCTTTAA
- the EIF2B4 gene encoding translation initiation factor eIF2B subunit delta, whose translation MAEPGSREAPERSQAPDAEDKLQLRKKKQQKKRRREAEKEHRLPPNALAHPGPTPAGQQPPPGPEPSAPGPPDKACGGERAGPGKSKAELRAERRAKQEADRALKQARKGESGQGAVPPRPRVGPIEAQPAIKRLPEHVQVDDPAAQKKLAKKLERQQVPMRPDYGAKVSLFSHLHQYSRKELLTQQMSIPVSTIHPAVVRLGLQYSQGIINGSNARCIELLKVFKQVIKDYTTPANEELSRDLVNKLKPYISFLTQCRPLSASMGNAIKFLKKEISSLPGTMREEKAKQVLQETIDKFKREKISLAAEAISTFAFEKINDGDVILVYGCSSLVSHTLREAHANHRAFRVVVVDSRPRLEGRETLCRLVKLGIRCSYVLINAISYVLPEVSKVLLGAHALLANGSVMSRMGTSQIALLSKAYNVPVLVCCETYKFCDRVQTDSFVSNELDDPDDLIGSKGERSPLSNWQESKSLRLLNLVYDVTPLELVDLVITELGMIPCTSVPVVLRVKNVEQ comes from the exons ATGGCGGAGCCGGGGAGCCGCGAGGCCCCGGAGCGGAGCCAG GCGCCTGACGCGGAGGACAAGTTGCAGCTccgaaaaaagaagcagcagaagaaaaggcGCCGCGAGGCGGAGAAGGAGCACAGGCTGCCCCCCAACGCGCTCGCCCACCCCGGTCCCACGCCTGCTGGGCAGCAGCCTCCTCCAG GGCCGGAACCTTCCGCGCCGGGTCCCCCTGACAAAGCCTGTGGCGGCGAGCGCGCGGGCCCGGGCAAAAGCAAGGCTGAGCTGCGAGCTGAGCGCCGGGCCAAGCAGGAGGCTGATCGGGCATTGAAGCAAGCCCGGAAGGGTGAGTCGGGTCAAGGAGCCGTGCCTCCCAGGCCTCGGGTAGGACCCATTGAAGCCCAGCCAG CAATCAAGAGGCTCCCAGAGCATGTGCAGGTGGATGATCCAGCTGCCCAAAAAAAGCTAGCCAAAAAGTTGGAGCGTCAGCAG GTCCCTATGAGGCCAGATTATGGTGCCAAAGTCAGTCTCTTCTCCCACTTGCATCAGTACAGTCGCAAAGAGTTGCTGACACAACAGATGAG CATCCCAGTCTCTACCATCCACCCTGCAGTGGTGCGTCTTGGCCTCCAGTACTCTCAGGGCATCATCAATGGCTCCAATGCTCGCTGCATTGAACTTCTAAAGGTTTTCAAGCAG GTGATTAAGGACTATACCACTCCAGCCAACGAGGAACTCTCACGGGACCTGGTGAACAAGCTGAAACCCTACATCAG CTTCCTGACCCAGTGCAGGCCCCTCTCTGCCAGCATGGGCAATGCTATCAAGTTTCTTAAGAAGGAGATCTCATCGCTCCCAGGGACCATGCGAGAAGAGAAG GCCAAGCAGGTCCTTCAAGAGACAATTGACAAATTCAAGCGGGAGAAGATTTCTCTGGCAGCTGAAGCCATTTCCACATTTGCCTTTGAGAAGATCAACGACGGCGACGTCATCCTTGTCTATGGATG CTCTTCCCTGGTGAGCCACACACTCCGCGAGGCCCACGCCAATCACCGTGCCTTCCGGGTGGTGGTAGTGGACAGTCGGCCACGGCTAGAGGGCCGGGAGACACTGTGCCGCCTGGTGAAACTGGGAATCCGCTGCAGCTACGTGCTCATCAATGCCATCTCCTACGTATTGCCTGAG GTCTCCAAAGTGCTGTTGGGAGCTCACGCACTGTTAGCCAATGGGTCAGTGATGTCACGGATGGGCACGTCGCAAATCGCACTGCTTTCCAAGGCCTATAATGTACCTGTTCTAGTCTGCTGTGAGACCTACAAGTTCTGCGATCGGGTTCAGACCGACTCCTTTGTCTCCAACGAGCTCG ATGATCCAGATGACCTGATTGGGTCaaaaggagagaggagtccaCTATCCAACTGGCAGGAAAGCAAATCATTGCGCCTTCTCAATCTAGTCTATGATGTGACCCCTCTAGAGTTGGTGGATTTGGTTATTACAGAGCTGGGGATGATCCCTTGCACCTCTGTTCCTGTTGTTCTGCGTGTCAAGAATGTAGAGCAGTAA